CACCACGTTAAACAGAGCAGCATCAGTTGATGCAAAACTTTTTCCGGGAACAGTTGGCTCAACACATCCTACGGGAGTATAATTTTGGACATCCGATTCGGAATATCCGTTTATTTTCATTGTTTCGGGTATGATTTCATCGTTGTACAAAGCCGGAGAACCGTTACCCGATGATAAAGCACTGAAAATTTTATCGAGATATGCTGAAGGTGAGTTCTTGTGAATTCTCGCGTGAAAATTTGGTTGTCTCAATCCTAATTCTTCCATTATTTCCAGAAAGATATAGCTGAGGTCGTTTGTTGAATCTTCTCCATTTGGAAGTTTCCCGCCTACGCTTATTACCTGACCGCTCATTAAACCACTGTGATATTCGCTTATCTGTTCTGAAAGTATGGGGATTAATTCTGCAAATTTTATACTGAAGGCCGAAAGTAATTCTTTAGCCTCGTCTCTGCTTATAATTCCCGATGAAATATCTTTCTCGTAGAACTTTAAAAGGTAATAATCCATTCGTCCCGGAGAAATTCCGTTGTCGAGGCTTTCCAGGTTAATGGCAATTTGAACAAAAAGGATTGCCTGCAATGCTTCCTGAAGGCTTTTTGCCGGGTTTAACGGAACATTTCTGCAAACTTTAGAGATGGATATTAACTCTTCTTTTTTTTCAGGGTCCTGTTCCAGTTCCGAAAGTTTAAGAGCTTCATCTGAATATCGGTTTGCAAAATCGACCAAAGCTCTATTCACAATTTTTACACCTTCGTAGAAGTTCCATTTATCAGAACCTTCCTCATGATCTGCCTGAAGGTTCTCTGCTTCTTCAATAATCGATTTTACTCCCTTATTTATTAATTTTTCATAATCCGGGGCAAAATGTGCAATTCCCCCTGACTCGTTAATAACATATTCCTTTGCCTTTAGCTGACTCAGAATAAATTTCAGTTTGTCTTTTATAGCGGGAAAAGCTTTCATTGCCAGAAAACGGGTAGACCAGAAAGGCATTGTTTTTAATAATTCAAGCTTTTCTTTTCGGTTAATCTGTAGGGGAGTTACTTTTCGGGTTGAAAACTTAAACAAATCCAACATTACTGCAAATCCGTGAAGTTCGGGGTAGATAGATCCGCCAACACGTTTTGAACTAAAATTTCCAACTATCAGTTCTTTGGGATATATTTTTATTGATTTCTCTCTTAAAACTTTCCCCAAAGCTTCAGCCATCTGTATGTCGACAGGTTTTCTGCGATTAGATGTTTTTTTGAAATATTCGGTATATATCGTTGCTCTTTCTGTACATATTGAATGTCCGGCACTTAAAATATCGTTCTTCAAATGCGCTATTCTCCCATTTTTTGAACTATTGTTTTTATGTGATTTAATCATGGATAATAGCATTTAAATTATATTTAGAAAACAGAGATTTTATTTTGTTTATTTCCTCTTTAGTATAAATTTTTGCCTTGAAGAGCTCTGCTTTATGATCAATTCTAATGGCTTTTGAATTCCCCATACTGTGATATGGGAGTAAATGTATACTATCATATCCTTTTTCGGTTAAATACCCGCCAAGAGATTTTATATGCTCTTCAGAGTCGTTTACTCCGGGAATTAAAGGAACTCTAACTTCAATATTTTCGAAAACTTCATTTAGTTTGATGAAATTCCTGAGAATAATTTCATTTCCCTGCCCAGTAAATTTTTTATGTGTTGAGCTGTTCAGATGTTTTATGTCGAAGTATATTAAATCTACGTAAGGAAGCAGCTTACTAACACTATCGAAATTAAAGTATCCACATGTTTCGATGTTAATATGAATATCGTGTTTTTTAAGATCCTTTATACTTTCATATAGCAGGTCGGCATGGAGTAGGGGCTCTCCTCCCGAAAATGTTATCCCACCGTTGGAAGTTTTAAAAAAATCGATGTCTTTAAGCAATTCTGTAATTATTTCCTCTTTGCTCATTTTTTTGCCTATCATACGTCGTGCGTCATTTTCGCAGGCATCTATGCAGGCTCCACATTGTGTACATGCAGAGTAATTACTTATCTTGCTTATGGTATCTATGGCATCATTAGGACAAGTTTCCACACATTTATTGCAGTTGGAACAATCTTCATGGTAAAATGCAACTTCAGCTTTGCTTTTTTGTGATTCGGGATTTTGGCACCACGAACATTTTAACGGACATGCTTTTGTAAATAAAACTGTCCGGATTCCCGGTCCGTCGTGAATGGAAAATCGTTGAATATCGAAAATATAAGGAAGCTTAGCTATATTCATTTATTATATTCAGGATCTTTAATTTTACTGTTTATATGCGTTTTTTTTATTTAAACGCAATAAACGAAAATATTAATATCCCGCAAACTACAGCAAGGATAAGAGCCAAAAATATTAAATTCTTTCTATGATATTGCTTTTTAATTGTAA
This Bacteroidota bacterium DNA region includes the following protein-coding sequences:
- a CDS encoding pyruvate formate lyase family protein, whose amino-acid sequence is MIKSHKNNSSKNGRIAHLKNDILSAGHSICTERATIYTEYFKKTSNRRKPVDIQMAEALGKVLREKSIKIYPKELIVGNFSSKRVGGSIYPELHGFAVMLDLFKFSTRKVTPLQINRKEKLELLKTMPFWSTRFLAMKAFPAIKDKLKFILSQLKAKEYVINESGGIAHFAPDYEKLINKGVKSIIEEAENLQADHEEGSDKWNFYEGVKIVNRALVDFANRYSDEALKLSELEQDPEKKEELISISKVCRNVPLNPAKSLQEALQAILFVQIAINLESLDNGISPGRMDYYLLKFYEKDISSGIISRDEAKELLSAFSIKFAELIPILSEQISEYHSGLMSGQVISVGGKLPNGEDSTNDLSYIFLEIMEELGLRQPNFHARIHKNSPSAYLDKIFSALSSGNGSPALYNDEIIPETMKINGYSESDVQNYTPVGCVEPTVPGKSFASTDAALFNVVSVLEKILYSKREYENFDSLLRAFEKQLKIQLEKFIIDMKAIEKANHELHPTPLSSSFIEGCIESGKCSTGGGAVYNLSGVQCVGAVDAGDSLYAIKKVVFEDKDLSYVELISQLKSNFKDDRKRKILSNTPKFGNDIQEVDKMVMYVAGTFSDFLNKYTNYRGGKYVTGLYSMTTHAYFGKITGALPSGRKKGVSFSSGIAPTNGADKNGPTAMFNSLNRIDYTKFANGVNINAKFDRKTFAGETGRNAVKSLVTTYFKRKGMQVQINVLDSDILIKAQNDPEAYPNILVRISGYSAYFNDLTPEVQNEIISRSHYN
- a CDS encoding glycyl-radical enzyme activating protein, whose protein sequence is MNIAKLPYIFDIQRFSIHDGPGIRTVLFTKACPLKCSWCQNPESQKSKAEVAFYHEDCSNCNKCVETCPNDAIDTISKISNYSACTQCGACIDACENDARRMIGKKMSKEEIITELLKDIDFFKTSNGGITFSGGEPLLHADLLYESIKDLKKHDIHINIETCGYFNFDSVSKLLPYVDLIYFDIKHLNSSTHKKFTGQGNEIILRNFIKLNEVFENIEVRVPLIPGVNDSEEHIKSLGGYLTEKGYDSIHLLPYHSMGNSKAIRIDHKAELFKAKIYTKEEINKIKSLFSKYNLNAIIHD